Sequence from the Gemmatimonadaceae bacterium genome:
TTGATGCCTGCCTGATAGCCGATCTTCACGCGTCCGCCGGTGAGCAGCGCGACCCGGCCGGTCAGGTCGGCAAGCTCGCCGCGCTTGGCGAAGTTCACCTCGGCGCATGGAGGGCAGAGCTGGTCGTAGAAGTGATGCAGCTCCGAGAAATCCTTCTTGCAGATGTAGCAGTTCTGCGTCTCGAGCTGTTCGCCGATCTCCTCATCGCTGTTGACATCGCGCGGCTCGAATCCGGAAGGCGGGAAATAGTTCGGGGTCGTGAAGACGGACTGGCGGTGCAGCTTCCGGATTCCCGTCGCAGCGAGAGCGCTTTCGGCTCGCTGCACTTTTTCCGCTTTGCGCTGGCGCTTGGTGACTTTCAGGAGACGCCGGCGATCGATCGCGTCTGGCCGGGAGACCTGGCCCGCTGCCTGGAGGAGGCGTGTGCGGTCCTGGCGCGGTATGCGCGAGAGAAGCGCGCGGTCTTCGGCGATCGATTCGAGGAGCTCTGTAGCCGCCTGCACGCTCGCTTCGAGCGTGGCAGTACGGACTGGCGGAGCGATCGTGGCGGTACGTGAAGTGGTCGGCATGGCACTGGTAAATCTAGAAGGGAGGGGGTCGATGCCGACTCTTTCGTTGACCCCGGGCCCCTCCGGCAGTTAATGTCTGCCGGTCATGACTGCCGTCCGCGAGCTGCTCCCGTTCATTGCCCCTGACCGACGACGCCTCAAGATCGCGTTCGTGGGCACGCACGGCGTGGGCAAAACCACCCTCTGCTTCGACCTCGCATCGCAGCTCAAGCGTCTCGACCTCGGCGTGGATCTGGTGAAGGAGGTCGCGCGGCGCTGCCCGCTGCCGATCAACGAAGAGACGACGGCAGACGCACAGGCGTGGATACTTCATACGCAGATCGCCGAGGAGATCGCGGCCGCGGCAACGTATGAGGTGGTCGTCTGCGACCGGTCCGTGCTCGACAACTATGCTTACCTCGTCGCGCGGGCCGGACGGCAGTTGGAGCTCGACCCGCTTGTCGGAAGCTGGATCCGCACTTATGACGCGCTATTCAAGGTGCCGGTGCTCGCGGCACCATCGTTCGACGGTACGCGGGCGGTCAGTCGGAGTTTTCAACTGGAAATTGATGCCACCATTAACCAATTGGTGACTGCGTTCGGCGTGGACGTAGTACCGCTTGATCCATCCGATCGAGGCGGGTGGATCAGCGTGGTGATGCGCACGCTCGGCATGCCCGCCCGCCCGCCGCAGACAGATCTCTTCGGCGCGGGCGTAGCGAGCGTCTGAGGCGCGTCGCCAACCGCGGCGGGGATCTCAGACGGCGAAAGGAACGATCCGACGTAAGAGGCCCGCGCGTTTCTGGAGCAGGTAGGAGCCTGCCAGAAGCACGGCGAGCGAATTGGCCACCACGATGGACCACCAGGGCAGTACCGGCCGCATCGGGGTCGTCAGCAGGCCGACCGCGAGGATCGTGACAACGAACCCCGCGGCAATCGCAGAGAGCACCAGGAATCCCTGTGACGGATGTCGCTCGGCGTGGTCCACGAGGCCGGTCACGATAAGCCCGATCGCCAACGAGATCAGAAGGTGCAACCCGTTGTACCAGAAGATCGCTGTCGGGTCGAGCTGAGTCGGGAACTGCAGGATCGAGGGGTCGCGCAGTCCCTGGAAGACGGCCTTGCCCAGAAGATCCACTGTGTATAGGGTCCCGCGCGAAGCGAGCAGATCGAAGGCGCTGTAGAACACGGCCACGGACACGTAGGCGATGAGCCCCACCACCAGCCCATCTCGCGTCGTACGACTTGCGCGCACCATTGATGACCTCCGGAAAGCCTGCCTGTCAACACGCACGTGACCTGAATACATTGTAGCCGGTCGCGATTGCGCGCAAGAATTTCCTGGCGCAGCCGAGCCCACGTTTGAAATGCTCTTACCTCACGGGATCATGAAAAACTTCAGCCTGCTTCCAGTCGCGCTCGTTGCTTTTACTTCCTTCGCCTGCGCCCCAGCGGCGAGCACCGTCCCATCCCCCGCCGGGCAACCGGCTGTCGTCCGAGCTTCGGAAGCGCCGGTCCTGAGGCCGACAGGATACAGGCCGGAGTTCGGTACGATGTGGACGTTCGACGCGCCGCCCCTCGACTACTGGAGAAGCACCTACAACTTCTCCCCGGACAAGGCGTGGCTGGATCACGTTCGTCTCGCCGCGGTCAGGCTGCCCAACTGTTCCGCATCGTTCGTCTCCGCGAATGGACTGGTCATTACGAATCATCACTGCGTCCGCGGCTGCGCCTCGGCTGTCTCACCGCGTGATACCAACTACATCGAAACGGGATTCGTCGCGCGCGGAATGGGGGAAGAGAAGAAATGTCCGGGCTTCTATGTGGATCAGCTCGAGTCCATTGAAAACGTCACAGGTCGCGTGAGGGCCGGGATCACCGCGACGACCGCCGAAGCGCAGGCCCACCAGAGAACCGAGGTGACCGCGCAGATAGAGACGGAGTGCAACCGTCAGACAGGCCTCACCTGTCAGGTCGTATCTCTGTATCAGGGAGGGATGTACTCGCTGTACCGCTACAAGCGGTACGACGATCTTCGCCTCGTCTTCGCGCCCGAGGATCAGGTCGCTTCGTTCGGCGGCGACCCCGATAACTTCACCTATCCACGCTACGACCTGGACGCGGGAATACTGCGCGTCTATGTGAACGACCAGCCGCATAAGCCCGACAACTATCTTCGGTGGAGCACATCGGGCGCGGGCGACGGCGAGCCCGTCTTCGTTGTCGGCAATCCGGGATCGACGGGCCGGCTGAACACGATCGCGCAGATGCAGTTCCTGCGGGATTACCAGTACCCGGCGCAGCTTGCGGGATACGAGCGCACGCTGGCCATATACCGCGAGCTCGCGCGCACTGATCCTGCCGCGGCCCGCCGTTACGAGAACAACGTTTTCTCGCTGGAGAATTCGAGAAAGGCGGTGACTGGTTACAGGTCCGGCCTCACGGACTCGGTGTACATGGCTACGAAGGCCGCGTTCGAGCGCGAGTTCCGCGCGCGACTGGCGGCCGATTCGCGGTTGTCGGCTCAGTATTCCGGGACATACGACGCAATCGCCGCGGCGCAGCGAGAGCTTGCCAGCTTTGACGCCGTGCGTCGCAACAGAAGCTTCGGGCCGACGGTCCCCGCGGGGGGATCGAGACTTCTCAACATGGCGGGGCAGCTCGTCCGCCTTCCCGTTGAATCTGCGTTGCCCGATTCGGCGCGACTCGCGGCGTATCGCGGGAACCTCGCGAACACGATCCGTGCTTCACTGCTTCGAGACCAACCGATTGATTCCGCCTTCGAGAGACTGGCGATCGCCGCGCAGCTGAGGGCCGTCCAGGCCGAGCTGAGTGCCGACGATCCGTTCCTGCGAGCGACGCTCGCGGGCCGGACGCCGGAGCAGGCCGCTGCAGCTCTCGTCAGCGGCACCCATGTTGGCGATGTGGCATTCAGGCGCTCGCTCGTGGAAGGCGGCGCGGCCGCCGTCGCGGCAACGGACGATCCGATGATCGCCCTCGCTCGGCGGATAGATCCGCTCAACCGGGAAGTGCTGGCGCGTGCCGACCGGTTGAATGCGGTCATCACGTCGAATACGGAGAAGGTCGGCCGCGCGCTGTTCGAGACCTACGGCACGGCGCTGCCTCCGGACGCGACGTTCACTCTTCGCATCAGCGACGGAGTGGTAAAGGGCTACCCGATGAACGGCACCATCGCCCCCTACAAGACGGTTTTCATGGGGATGTACTCGCGCTCGGCAGAATTCGATGGCAGGCCGCCATTCGATCTGCCCCGTCGCTGGACGGACCGGAAGGACCGACTCGATCTGACGACGCCTTTCAATTTCGTTTCCACCACGGACATCATCGGGGGCAACTCCGGCAGCCCGGTGATAAATCGCAATGGCGAGGTCGTCGGCCTCGCATTCGACGGGAACATCGAGGGAGTGGCCAACCGCTTTCTGTATCAGTCGGAAAAGCAGCGCACGGTGAGCGTGAGCTCACAGTCAATCGTCGAGGCGCTCAGGAAGGTGTATGACGCGGCGGCGCTGGCAACCGAGCTTCAGGGAAGGTGAGGTGACGCTGTTTCCGACTGACGTCGCATGAAGCTGCTCGTCGTACGCCACGCCGTGGCGATGGACAGGGAAGAGTTCGCAAAGACGGGGCAGTCCGACGACCTGCGGCCTCTCACGGCTGACGGCGCGCGCAAGATGAAGCGAGCGGCCAAGAGGCTGCGCGCAGAAGTCGAGACGCTGGATCTGCTGGTGACAAGTCCCCTTGTGCGCGCCGTTCAGACAGCAGACATCGTTGCCAATGCGTACGGGACCGGCGTTGCCGGAACCACGACGTCGCTATTGCCTGACGCTCCGCTGGAAGAATTCGAGAAGTCCTGCTCCGGGCTTCGCGGGAAGGAGATCCTTGCCGTTGTCGGGCATGAGCCGCACCTCAGCCGCCTGGTTACCTGGCTTCTGACGGGGCGGCGGGAGTCGCGGCTTCGCCTCAGGAAGGGCGGGGCGTGTCTGCTGGAGTTCGAATCGCGAGTACGCCGGGATTCGGGAACGCTGATCTGGCTGCTCACGCCACGTCAACTGGCTACGAGGTCACGATAGTCGTCGTCGAGCGAGCAAGTGTGCGTGGTTGCGCAGCGCTTTCCATATGTGGAGACGTCGCCTCAGGCGTAAAGCTCGGCGCGGGAGAGCGGAACGCCCGCACGCCCGTTGTCGGGCTTCGAAAAGAGGGTCTGGTTGACGCTGATTCGGCCTGTCCTGAACCGATGGGCAGACGCGGCGAAGTAGAGGCGCCATGCTCGCCATGTGGGACGCCCGACGAGCCGCACGGCGTCGCTCTCGTGGTCCTCGAGGCGGCGGATCCAGTGCTGTAGCGTCAGGTCGTAATGCTCCCGCACGTTCTCGACATCGCGAACCTCAAATCCCGCCCGCTCCGCGGCGAGATTGACCTCGCTTAGCGCGATGAGCTCGGAATCGGGGAACACGTACTTCGTCATCGGCGACGTTCCAACTATGAGATGATTGAGCGGATCCTTGAGCATTGAGCCGACGGTTCTCTTCGGTGCGGTCGCTTCGCGGGAGATTCCATGGTTGAGGAAGAGGCCGCCCGGCCGCAGCGCACTGCGGATGCGGCGAAAATACTCCGGCAGCCGCGCCCGGCCGACATGCTCGAACATGCCGATGCTCGCAATCTTGTCGAAAATCTCTCCCGACATGTTGCGGTAGTCGAGCAGGCGGATCTCGATGCTCCCCTTGAGTCCCGCGGTCGCGACCCGTGCGGAGGCGAGCTCGTACTGCCGCTCGCTCAGCGTGATGCCCACACCGGTGATGTCGTAATGCTCGGCGGCGTAAATGAGGAGGCCGCCCCACCCGCAGCCGACGTCGAGCATGTGATCACCGGCGCGAAGCCGGAGCTTCCGGCAGATCTGCTCCAGCTTGTACTCCTGTGCCGCCGCCAGATCCTCGTCGCAATTCCGGAAGTACGCGCAGGAATAGATCATGCGCGGATCGAGAAAGAGCTGGAAGAACTCGTTCCCCAGATCGTAATGGTAGACCACTGCGGCGCGGTCACGCTCCCGCGTGTGCTTCGCTCCTGAAAGATGAGCCGCCGCCAGGGTCCTCGTGTGTGAGGCGCCATTGCTTCGCGGGAGCGCGCGCCAGAGACGGATCAGTGCCGCAAGATCGCGGGGAGCACGCGCGGCGGTGCGGCAAGCCTCCACGACGGGAAACGCGCTGCAGATGTCGCCTTCTATCTCCAGGTCACCGTTCAGAAAGGCTTCGCCGAGGGAAGCCTCTACCGGCGGACGGAACATGTTTCGGAGGGCGTCGGGAGAGGCGATCACCAGGGTGAACGCCGCCGTTCCGTCCGCGGGAAGAAGTGTATCAGCCCCCGTGCGGACGTCGAAGCCGCGGGGGGCGGGGAAGAGCCGTTCGAGGAACGCGTGCGGGGCTGACATGCTGCCTCCGTCAAACGCTTTAGCGGTGAGTGGATTACTGCCTGCGTCCTCGAACGTGCGCATCATTCGTACCGCCTGCCCGCAGACAACGATAGTGAGCTTGTGGGAATCATCGCTCGACCAGGATCCACCGCAGGCCGCCAAATCGACGTCGAGCTTCTGCGAGGAGTTTCGCCATCTTGTAGTGGTCAATAAACAGGTCAGAGGGTGCAGTGACTGAGAAAGACGTCGAGTTCGACCTTTTAGTGATAGGCGCGGGACCGTGCGGGCTTGCGTCGGCGATATCCGCGCAGCGTGCTGGATTCGATGCAGTTGTGGTTGAAGCGCAGGTGGTGGTAAGCACCATCGCACAATACCCGACCTATGCGCGGTTTTTCTCGACCGCGGAAAAGCTCTCGCTTGGAGGAGTACCCTTTGTCGTCGCGACGGAGAAGCCATCACGTCGAGATGCGCTGGCGTACTATCGAGCGGTCATTCGGCACTTCGGCCCAACATTCGACAAGAAGATCAAGCCGTGGGTGCTGCCCGATTTCGTGAATCGAACGAAGGAGGGAGAAATCGCCGTGCGGTGGGACAGCCGGGTCAGTGCCATCGAGAGCGACAGCGTGCTCATAACGGGGCCATCGGGAGAGGAGCGGTTGCCGGCCACCTTCGTGTATGTGATGACGGGCTTTGCTCCGACGCTGGATCTGCTGCGCCAGGCCAAGGTCCCCATCGATGCGCAGACCGGCATTCCAGAGCACGATCCGGCAACGCTCGAGACATCGGTCCCGGGAATCTTCATCGCGGGCGTAGTCGTGGCAGGTTACGACGCGAACAAGGTCTTCATCGAGAACGGCCGATACCACGGCGAGAAGATCGTGGCGCGGCTGCTGGGACGAAACGCTCCAAGTGAACCAAAGCTCAGCGTGGAGCTGGATACGTAGGGCCCGTGGCCTGCGTTCTTTTCCAGTGCAACTATGCCCTCTCGCAGGTGCCACTATATTGAATGCAATGACAGGGGTGCCCGCCCTCCCGCCGAAATCCGACGGAAGCGCGAGCTGAGAAAGTCCCTCAGAACCTGATCCGGCTAGTACCGGCGTAGGGAGTCAACATGGAAGCACGCACGCAGATGCGATACGCGCGTCAGGGCGAGATCACTGACGCAATGCGCTTCGTCGCCGAGCGCGAAGAGATAACCCCCGAGACAGTCCGCGACGAAGTGGCGCGAGGCCGCCTCGTCATCCCCGCCAACATTCGCCACCTGGCCGGCGCGCTCGAGCCGATGTGCATCGGCAAAGTCGCCAGGGTGAAGATCAACGCCAACATCGGCAATTCGGCGGTCTCCTCCGACATCAACGGGGAGATTGAAAAGCTGAGCATGGCGGTCAAGTACGGCGCCGACACGGTGATGGACCTCTCGACCGGCGGCAACATAGATGCGATCCGGCAGGCGATCATAGATACGTCGCCGGTCCCGATCGGTACGGTCCCGATCTATCAGGCGGTGCAGCAGGAGAAGGAGCTCGAAGAACTCACCGCGCAGGACCTGCTCGACATGATCGAGCACCAGGCGAAACAGGGCGTGGACTACATGACGATTCACGCAGCGATTCTCATTGAGCACCTGCCGCTCGTCCACGGACGCACGACGGGAATCGTGAGCCGAGGCGGCTCGCTCCACGCCGTGTGGATGATGCATCACCGCAAGCAGAATCCACTTTACGAGCATTTCGAAGAAGTCCTCGAGATCCTCCGCTACTACGACGTCACGATCTCGATCGGCGACTCGCTGCGCCCGGGCTCACTCGCCGACGCGAGCGACAAGGCGCAATTCGCCGAGCTCGACACGATGGGCGAGCTGACGAAGCGTGCGTGGGAGTACGACGTTCAGGTGATGATCGAAGGACCCGGCCACGTTCCGATGGATCAGATCGAGATGAACGTGAAGCGCGCCAAGCAAGTCTGCCACGAGGCGCCGTTCTACACGCTCGGCCCCCTCGTCATAGACATCTCCCCGGGCTACGACCACATCTCGAGCGCGATCGGCGCCGCTCTCATCGGCTGGCACGGATCGGACATGCTCTGCTACGTCACGCCGAAGGAGCACCTCGGACTTCCCAATGCCAACGATGTGCGCGAGGGAGTGATCGCGTACAAGATCGCGGCGCATGCGGCAGACGTTGCGCGCGGGAGGAAGGGGGCGAGAGATCGCGACGACGCCCTGTCGCGTGCGAGATACGCATTCGACTGGAAGGAGCAATTCCGTCTCGCCCTCGATCCCGAGCGCGCGCAGGAATACCACGATGAGACGCTTCCCGCGGAGTACTTCAAGAGCGCCGAGTTCTGCGGAATGTGCGGGCCGAAATTCTGCTCGATGCACCACTCGCGCACCATCGAAGAGGGGATCGCGCAGCTGGCGCGCGAGCGCGAGGTGGCGGAGCAGGGGGAGCTCGCCGGCGTGTGAGTCGGGCGATCGGCCTCGCCATTGTTTCCGGTGTACGCAGGGGCGTGTCATTCGATGGCGCGCCCCTCGGCCGTTCAGTTGCTGGAGTGAGATGACTCGACGAATTCCATGTATCGTGGCCTTGCTGTTCGCCGCCGGATGCGCGACAGCGAGACAGCCAATCCCTTGGCCGCCGGTGAGTCCGTCCGTCACTCCCGCCGACGCCGCCTATTTCGCAACGCATCCGTTGATGGTCCCGGTGGCCGGAATCTCGCCGCGGGATCTGCGGGATTCGTTCAACGACGGGCGCGGCGACGGCCGGATTCATCGTGCGACCGACATCCTCGTACCGCGCGGAACGCCAGTCGTCGCCGCGATCTCCGGCGAAATCGTCCGCCTGAGACAGAATTCCTCGGGCGGAATCACGGCTTACCTCGTGGATGATGAGAGACGCTATGTGTACTATTACGCACATCTCGATCACTACTCGGATCGCGTCACGGAAGGGCTCAAGGTTGACCAGGGCTTCGTGATCGGATACGTCGGCACGAGCGGCAACGCTCCACCCGACACGCCGCACCTTCATTTCCAGGCGATGCGGCTAAGGAACGGACAGCGCGACTGGTGGAACGGCGCGCCGGTGGACGTACGCTCATTCATGACCACGAAGGGGAAGATCCACGAATGATAGGCAGCGAGCGCGCCGCCCTGAGGGCGGAAGCGCATCACCTGACCGCGACGGTGCACGTTGGACAGCACGGCCTGACGCCCGCGCTCGTCACGTCACTGGACGACGCGCTCAGGACCCACGAGCTCGTCAAGGTGAAGCTGGGAAAAAGCGCGGAGCTCAAGGCAAAGGACGCCGCTGGCCAGCTCGCGAGCGCCACTCAGTCCGAGGTCGTCCAGGTGATCGGACGAACCGCGACTTTCTATCGGGAGAATCCGGATCTCGACAAGAAAAAGGGCGATCTTCCACCCTGGCGGCGATGAGTTGCGCCGTTCCTTCCTTGGAACGTTTTTGTTACAAAAGCTGATCGAGACGCTCCCGGATTTATGTTCATTCAGGCACATTCGCCCGCAACCGGTGGACGCAGCCTATGTATCGTGTGCTCAACGACTTATCGATAATGGCCTGCCGTTAACAAATGTCTATTTGGTATCCCCTTAGAATAAGCTAACCACCGGTTGGTATCATCATGTCACCTCGTCCACGTACCGTAGAAGACTCCGCGATTCTCGACGCCGCTTTCCGTGCACTCAGCCGGATCGGCCCCGAGCATCTGACCCTCGCCGACGTCGGCGCCGAAGCCGGCCTGTCCGCCGCCACGCTGGTGCAGCGATTCGGATCCAAGCGCGATCTCCTGCTCTCGCTTTTCCGCCACGCTACGGGAGCGATCGACGAGGGATTCCTGTCGGCCGTCCTGGCCAACGACTCTCCGCTCGACTCGTTGTTCGCGGCGGCAATTGGCCGCGCGGGCCCGACCGACGGACCTGCGTCCATCGCCAACCGAATGGCGTTCTTCCTCTCGGGGATCGATGATCCCGAATTCCACGAACACGCGAGGGGACCACGCCCGTCGCGTCGTGGAAGGCTACAAGGGCATGCTCGACGGAGCCGATCGCCCGGGGGCAAAGCTTCCGTCTTTGCCCCCTGTGACCGCATAACATCGCCAATACGTAATTCGGTTTCCGCTACGGCACATCGCAGTAGCGGCTGGCGCCCGCGGGCCTATCTTGAATTGTACCTCTTCGCTGGAGAGCGAGATTGGGCGCAACCGCGGCTATCGCCGTAATGAGACGGAAGGAACGCGAAGTGCGTGCGGAGTTTTACGCCGCCGGGGCCACCATAGCGGCCAATGCCATGTCAATGGCGGATTTGCGACTGGATGACAGCATGGCGCTGCGCCGGCTCCGCAGGCGCGCGGTAATCCGGGAAGCTTCCCCTGGACTCTTCTATTTCGACGAAGATGTCTGGCACGCGCTCCACGCGATGCGGGTCCGCATGGCGCTCCTCCTCGTCGGCACCATCGTACTCTTCGGTCTGCTCATCGCGTACGGCTCGGTCTCGCTAAAGTGACCGGCCGGCGGTGTTGATATTCGACACCTCCGGTCTATTTTTCGCATACGATTCACCGCAAAACAGAGCCGATAAATGCCCTACGTCATTACCGAAGCCTGCAAGGATACGAAGGATAGAGCGTGCGTGGACGTCTGCCCCGTGGATTGCATCTACGAAGGGCCGGACCAGCTCTACATTCACCCCGACGAGTGCATCGACTGCGGAGCGTGCGAGCCCGAGTGTCCTGTGACGGCCATCTTCCCCGAAGAGGACGTCCCCGCGAACCTGAAGGAGTACGTGCAGATCAATCGCGACGTGTTCAAGAGCCCCGACCCGCCAGGACGCCCCAACCGCTGAGGATCGTCACCCGCGGAGTCGCATCGCACCAAACGAAAAGCCCGACCCATTGCGGGTCCGGTTTTTTATCTCGTGAAGTAATCCTTCGCGATGAATGCGCCGACGAGCACCGCGTACTGGAGGAAAGTGCTGATCTCGCTTCGCCACGCCTCGCGCCAGTCGTTCTCGCCGGTCGCCGGCTCGTCGGGTTTCCGCGGAAGCCACCGGGGCGCGGAGTTCTTGTAGTCCAGGTACTCGCGTCCGAACGTGGACTCGAGCACTCCCTCCTCATACCGCACGATAAGACTGTACTCGGCCGCGAACAACAGCACCGCGACCGGAAGGAACCACATCACTCCCGAGATGACGCAGAAGCCGATCCACACGAGGAAGTTTCCGTTGTACAGCGGATTCCTGCTCCACGCGAAGATGCCGTAGGTCACGAGCCGCTGCACGTCGCGCGAGCGACGGCGCGTCTTGGTTCCCGCGGCGGCAACACCCGCGAGCCGGAAATACTCCCCGATGGCGATCAGCACTCCGCCGATCACCCAGCGGCTCGGCGACGTCGTTCCCCTGTTTATGAGCGGGATGCCAAGAAAAAGGATCGGCAGCCATCCGCGATTCCGGAAAAGGATCGCGCCTATCCGCGCCGACGGTGACAGCTCCGCGGCGCTGACCTGCTGCCGCGGCGGCACAGGCTGGTCTTCCTCCCTCGTCACTTCGCTCGGCAGCTCCGGCCAACCGGGCATCAATCCCCCCACGGGGAAAAAATCTCGCGCCACTCGTCGGGAACCGGCATTGGCTTTCCCTCGGGAGAGAGCGTGACGTACACCACCTTCGCCTCGCAGACAGGCGCGCCGCGCTGGTTCGTCGCGACCTGCCTCACGGTGAAGCTGGTCTTGCCGATCGCCTGCAGTCCGGTGCGGACTATGAAGTCGTCGCCGGGCAGCGCGGGAGTGCTGTACGAGGCCTCGACGTGCCGCACCACCGCCCACTGCGCGCGCTTGACGTAATCCTCGAACCGCATGTGTTTCTCGAGCGCACTCCATCGCGCGCGCTCGAGAAGCATGAGTATGTTCGCGTGGTTAACGTGCCCGGCGGTATCGCAGTCGCTCGGATAGATATGGATCTTCAGTTCGTCAGACATGATGCGTCAAAAGTTAACACGGGGTCTGCACGATCGTGGATTTGTGTCTGCACCGGTGGCTGCCTGACCTGCTAGATTGGCTGAATGGCCATTTTGGATTCAGAAGCGCTGCTGTACATAGAGACCGAGCAGGAGGCGGACGACTTCCTGGACGACATCTCGGGAGTGCGCGAAATCGCCGTGGATACCGAGGGGGCGAGCTTCCATCGCTTCATTGATCGAATCTATCTCCTGCAGCTCACGACGCGCGAACGGAGTGCGATCATAGATCCGCTTCCCATCGGCATGCCGAAGCGGCTTGGCGAAATCCTTCAGGATCCGGACGTCGAGGTCGTGTTCCACGACGCCGACTACGACCTGCGGCTACTGCATCAGGATTACGGCTGGCATGTGAACCGGATCTTCGACACGCGCATCGCCGCCCAGCTTCTTGGCATCAAGGCGTTCGGGCTTGCGGCCCTGCTGGACCAGTTCTTCGGAGTGAAGCTCGACAAGAAGCATCAGCGGGCCGACTGGTCGCTGCGTCCGCTGACGCGGGGGATGCTCGACTACGCGGCCCAGGACACGCGGTATCTGCTGGATCTCCGCGATCAGCTCAAGGCGCGGCTGGAAAAACTGGGTCGGTGGGAGTGGGCGAAAGAGGAGTTCGATCGGCTCGAGGGAACGAAGTGGGAGGAAGACGATTCCTCGATGGCTTTCCTCAGGATCAAGGGCGCGCGCGACCTGACGCGCCGCGAGCTGGCGCTGCTGCGCGAGCTGGTGCCGTGGCGCGATTCCGTCGCGCGCGAGGTGGATCGGGCGACGTTCCGTGTGATGGGCAACGAGGTGCTGCTCGATATCGCGCGTACCGCGCCGCAGACAGTCAAGGATCTGTCGAGTCTCAAGGGAATGCCGCGCGGCATCCTCGATCGCAGCGCGACCGCCGTTCTCTCGGCGGTGAAGCGCGGTCTCGAGGTGGCTGAGGAGCACCTGCCGCGGTTTCCGCGCTCGCCGAAGTGGGAGCGGGAGGATGATCTCGATGCCAGGGTGTCGAAGCTGAAGATGGTGCGCGATGCGGCGGCAACGCGTCTTTCGCTGGATCCCGGCGTTCTCTGCTCG
This genomic interval carries:
- the thiC gene encoding phosphomethylpyrimidine synthase ThiC; amino-acid sequence: MEARTQMRYARQGEITDAMRFVAEREEITPETVRDEVARGRLVIPANIRHLAGALEPMCIGKVARVKINANIGNSAVSSDINGEIEKLSMAVKYGADTVMDLSTGGNIDAIRQAIIDTSPVPIGTVPIYQAVQQEKELEELTAQDLLDMIEHQAKQGVDYMTIHAAILIEHLPLVHGRTTGIVSRGGSLHAVWMMHHRKQNPLYEHFEEVLEILRYYDVTISIGDSLRPGSLADASDKAQFAELDTMGELTKRAWEYDVQVMIEGPGHVPMDQIEMNVKRAKQVCHEAPFYTLGPLVIDISPGYDHISSAIGAALIGWHGSDMLCYVTPKEHLGLPNANDVREGVIAYKIAAHAADVARGRKGARDRDDALSRARYAFDWKEQFRLALDPERAQEYHDETLPAEYFKSAEFCGMCGPKFCSMHHSRTIEEGIAQLAREREVAEQGELAGV
- a CDS encoding M23 family metallopeptidase, yielding MTRRIPCIVALLFAAGCATARQPIPWPPVSPSVTPADAAYFATHPLMVPVAGISPRDLRDSFNDGRGDGRIHRATDILVPRGTPVVAAISGEIVRLRQNSSGGITAYLVDDERRYVYYYAHLDHYSDRVTEGLKVDQGFVIGYVGTSGNAPPDTPHLHFQAMRLRNGQRDWWNGAPVDVRSFMTTKGKIHE
- a CDS encoding histidine phosphatase family protein, whose translation is MKLLVVRHAVAMDREEFAKTGQSDDLRPLTADGARKMKRAAKRLRAEVETLDLLVTSPLVRAVQTADIVANAYGTGVAGTTTSLLPDAPLEEFEKSCSGLRGKEILAVVGHEPHLSRLVTWLLTGRRESRLRLRKGGACLLEFESRVRRDSGTLIWLLTPRQLATRSR
- a CDS encoding YhbY family RNA-binding protein, coding for MIGSERAALRAEAHHLTATVHVGQHGLTPALVTSLDDALRTHELVKVKLGKSAELKAKDAAGQLASATQSEVVQVIGRTATFYRENPDLDKKKGDLPPWRR
- a CDS encoding class I SAM-dependent methyltransferase, yielding MSAPHAFLERLFPAPRGFDVRTGADTLLPADGTAAFTLVIASPDALRNMFRPPVEASLGEAFLNGDLEIEGDICSAFPVVEACRTAARAPRDLAALIRLWRALPRSNGASHTRTLAAAHLSGAKHTRERDRAAVVYHYDLGNEFFQLFLDPRMIYSCAYFRNCDEDLAAAQEYKLEQICRKLRLRAGDHMLDVGCGWGGLLIYAAEHYDITGVGITLSERQYELASARVATAGLKGSIEIRLLDYRNMSGEIFDKIASIGMFEHVGRARLPEYFRRIRSALRPGGLFLNHGISREATAPKRTVGSMLKDPLNHLIVGTSPMTKYVFPDSELIALSEVNLAAERAGFEVRDVENVREHYDLTLQHWIRRLEDHESDAVRLVGRPTWRAWRLYFAASAHRFRTGRISVNQTLFSKPDNGRAGVPLSRAELYA
- a CDS encoding NAD(P)-binding domain-containing protein encodes the protein MTEKDVEFDLLVIGAGPCGLASAISAQRAGFDAVVVEAQVVVSTIAQYPTYARFFSTAEKLSLGGVPFVVATEKPSRRDALAYYRAVIRHFGPTFDKKIKPWVLPDFVNRTKEGEIAVRWDSRVSAIESDSVLITGPSGEERLPATFVYVMTGFAPTLDLLRQAKVPIDAQTGIPEHDPATLETSVPGIFIAGVVVAGYDANKVFIENGRYHGEKIVARLLGRNAPSEPKLSVELDT
- a CDS encoding S46 family peptidase, giving the protein MKNFSLLPVALVAFTSFACAPAASTVPSPAGQPAVVRASEAPVLRPTGYRPEFGTMWTFDAPPLDYWRSTYNFSPDKAWLDHVRLAAVRLPNCSASFVSANGLVITNHHCVRGCASAVSPRDTNYIETGFVARGMGEEKKCPGFYVDQLESIENVTGRVRAGITATTAEAQAHQRTEVTAQIETECNRQTGLTCQVVSLYQGGMYSLYRYKRYDDLRLVFAPEDQVASFGGDPDNFTYPRYDLDAGILRVYVNDQPHKPDNYLRWSTSGAGDGEPVFVVGNPGSTGRLNTIAQMQFLRDYQYPAQLAGYERTLAIYRELARTDPAAARRYENNVFSLENSRKAVTGYRSGLTDSVYMATKAAFEREFRARLAADSRLSAQYSGTYDAIAAAQRELASFDAVRRNRSFGPTVPAGGSRLLNMAGQLVRLPVESALPDSARLAAYRGNLANTIRASLLRDQPIDSAFERLAIAAQLRAVQAELSADDPFLRATLAGRTPEQAAAALVSGTHVGDVAFRRSLVEGGAAAVAATDDPMIALARRIDPLNREVLARADRLNAVITSNTEKVGRALFETYGTALPPDATFTLRISDGVVKGYPMNGTIAPYKTVFMGMYSRSAEFDGRPPFDLPRRWTDRKDRLDLTTPFNFVSTTDIIGGNSGSPVINRNGEVVGLAFDGNIEGVANRFLYQSEKQRTVSVSSQSIVEALRKVYDAAALATELQGR
- a CDS encoding AAA family ATPase, encoding MTAVRELLPFIAPDRRRLKIAFVGTHGVGKTTLCFDLASQLKRLDLGVDLVKEVARRCPLPINEETTADAQAWILHTQIAEEIAAAATYEVVVCDRSVLDNYAYLVARAGRQLELDPLVGSWIRTYDALFKVPVLAAPSFDGTRAVSRSFQLEIDATINQLVTAFGVDVVPLDPSDRGGWISVVMRTLGMPARPPQTDLFGAGVASV